A single window of Nomascus leucogenys isolate Asia chromosome 18, Asia_NLE_v1, whole genome shotgun sequence DNA harbors:
- the LOC115831173 gene encoding LOW QUALITY PROTEIN: putative serine protease 29 (The sequence of the model RefSeq protein was modified relative to this genomic sequence to represent the inferred CDS: inserted 3 bases in 2 codons), translated as MPKTPAPVPENDLVGIMGGHSASQGKWPWQVSLRVYSYCWASWVHICGGSLXAAHCIFRKDTNPSTYRIHAGDAYLYGGRGLLNVSRIIVRPNYASAHLGFDLAALRXHVGAASNVQPVTLPPEALNFTPEDKCWLTGWGRTSYYAPLHPPYCLQQVHIALEDHEACEKGYKEYLQASANGKVILEDMLCAGSLGRGPAWEDVDSGGPLVCRKGGSWVQVGVISWGIGCSTIQLPAVFTSVQSHVAWICREIRKCG; from the exons ATGCCCAAGACCCCAG CACCCGTCCCCGAGAATGACCTGGTGGGCATCATGGGGGGCCACAGCGCGTCTCAGGGGAAGTGGCCGTGGCAGGTCAGCCTGAGGGTCTACAGCTACTGCTGGGCCTCCTGGGTGCACATCTGCGGGGGCTCCCT TGCCGCCCACTGCATTTTCCG GAAGGACACCAACCCATCCACCTACCGGATCCACGCCGGGGACGCGTATCTCTATGGGGGCCGGGGGCTGCTGAATGTCAGCCGGATCATTGTCCGCCCCAACTATGCTTCTGCCCACCTCGGATTCGACCTGGCCGCGCTGA CCCACGTGGGCGCAGCAAGCAATGTTCAGCCAGTCACCCTGCCGCCCGAGGCCCTGAACTTCACCCCGGAGGACAAGTGCTGGCTGACCGGCTGGGGCAGGACGTCCTACTACG cgCCACTACACCCACCCTACTGCCTGCAGCAGGTGCACATCGCACTGGAAGACCACGAGGCCTGTGAGAAGGGCTACAAGGAGTACCTGCAGGCCAGCGCCAACGGGAAGGTCATCCTGGAAGACATGCTGTGTGCCGGCAGCCTGGGCCGGGGCCCTGCATGGGAAGAC GTGGACTCCGGAGGGCCCCTGGTCTGCAGGAAAGGAGGCTCCTGGGTCCAGGTGGGCGTGATCAGCTGGGGGATCGGCTGCTCCACGATCCAGCTGCCAGCCGTCTTCACAAGCGTCCAGAGCCATGTCGCCTGGATCTGCCGGGAAATCAGGAAGTGTGGGTGA